Proteins from a genomic interval of Oreochromis aureus strain Israel breed Guangdong linkage group 6, ZZ_aureus, whole genome shotgun sequence:
- the srd5a2a gene encoding 3-oxo-5-alpha-steroid 4-dehydrogenase 2a: MECREAVVSYLSWGLVVGGGAYLLRQMQNCAEYGRYAPTQAHCCPARLGWFLQEVPALFVPLLLLLLPAETGSGTGRRLLVGTFMLHYFHRSIIYALLTRGRPIPLIIIVSAVIFCSINGFLQGHFLLHCARFEDTWLTRARLTAGVLVFALGMIVNIHSDYILRGLRKPGEVVYRVPHGGMFEFVSGANFFGEIVEWCGYAVAVWSLPAFAFAFFTICSIGPRACMHHRDYQQRFKDYPRSRKAIIPFIL, from the exons ATGGAGTGCCGTGAGGCCGTCGTGTCGTACCTGAGCTGGGGTCTGGTGGTGGGTGGGGGTGCTTACCTGCTGCGGCAGATGCAAAACTGCGCAGAGTACGGCCGCTATGCGCCCACGCAGGCGCACTGCTGCCCGGCCAGGCTCGGCTGGTTCTTGCAGGAGGTGCCGGCTCTCTTTGTgccgctgctgctgttgctgctccCCGCGGAGACCGGGAGCGGGACCGGGAGGAGGCTGCTGGTCGGCACCTTCATGCTGCACTACTTCCACAG GAGCATAATCTACGCCTTGCTGACCAGAGGGCGACCCATCCCGCTGATCATCATCGTCTCCGCCGTCATCTTCTGCTCGATCAACGGTTTCCTGCAGGGCCACTTCCTGCTACACTGCGCTCGCTTTGAGGACACCTGGCTGACCCGCGCCCGCCTCACTGCAG GTGTTCTTGTGTTTGCACTCGGTATGATCGTCAACATCCACAGCGACTACATTCTGCGCGGGCTGAGGAAACCCGGAGAGGTTGTCTACAGAGTCCCCCACG ggGGCATGTTTGAGTTTGTGTCGGGGGCGAACTTCTTCGGGGAGATCGTGGAGTGGTGTGGATACGCTGTGGCCGTCTGGTCTTTGCCGGCCTTCGCCTTTGCCTTCTTCACCATCTGCTCCATCGGGCCCCGAGCCTGCATGCACCACAG AGACTACCAACAGAGGTTCAAGGACTACCCTCGCTCCAGGAAAGCCATCATTCCCTTCATCCTGTGA